The nucleotide sequence TGATGGCGAACACGTTCACCACTTGACCACTTTACTTACTAATGGCGGACACATTCACCACTTGGCCAATTTACAAACTGATGACGGACACATTCACCACTTGACAACTTTACTAACTGAAGGCGGACACATTCATCACCAAACCACTTTACAAACTAATGGCAGACACATTCACCACTTGACCACTTTACTTACTGATGGCGGACACATTCACCACTTGACCACTTTTCTAACTGATGGCGGACACATTTACCACTTGACCACTTTACTAACTGATGGTAGACACATTCACCACTTGACCACTTTACTAACTGATGGCGGACACATTCACCACTTGACCACTTTACTAACTGATGACGGACACATTTACCACTTGACCACTTTACTAACTGATGGTGGACACATTCACCACTTGGCCACTTAACAAACTGATGGTGGACACATTCACCACTTGGCCACTTAACAAACTGATGGTGGACACATTCACCACTTGGCCACTTTACTAAATGAAGGGCGACACGTTTATCACCAAACAACTTTACTAACGGCGGCCATATTTATTACTTAACCACTTTGCTAACACATGGCGGCCATATTTATTACCAAACCACTTTACTGACTGATGGCGGCCATATTCATCACCAAACAACTTTACTAACTAATGGCGGCCATATTTATTACCAATCCCTTTTACCAACTGAAGGGCGACcatatttttcatcaaaccACTTTACTAACTAATGGCGGCcatatttttcatcaaaccACTTTCTAACTAATGGCGGCCATAGATTTCAAAAAACCACTTTACTAACTAATGGCGGCCATAGATTTCAAAAAACCACTTTACTAACTAATGGCGGCCATAGATTTCAAAAAAACCACTTTACTAACTAATGGCGGCCATAGTTTTCAACAAACCACTTTACTAACTGGTGGCGGCCATATTTTTACCAAACCACTTTACTAACTGGTGGCGGCCATATTTTTTACCAAACCACTTTACTAACTGATGGCTGCCATATTTGTTTTACCAAACCACTTTACTAACTGATGGcgaccattttttattattgcgaccattttttattatcaaaccATTTTACTAACTGATGGCgaccattttttattatcaaaccACTTTACTAACTGATGGCgaccattttttattatcaaaccACTTTACTGACTGatggcggccattttttattatcaaaccACTTTACTAACTGATGGCGGCCATATTTATTATCAAGCCACTTTACTAACTGATGGCGGccatatttattaacaaaccACTTTACTAACTGATGGCGGCCATATTTATTACCAAACCACTTAACTTACTGATGGCGGCCATATTTATTACCAAACCACTTTACTAACTGATGGCGGCCATATTTATTACCAAACTACTTAACGAACTGATGGCGGCCATATTTATCACCAAACCACTTTACTGTGATCTAAAATGTTCATCTGaggaacaaaaatatatgctcATCTATTGTACACATAGGATTTTGTAAGAGttgccatttaatacaaatatttatgaaacaagttTTGTAAAACTTATAAAGACAGTGTTTGGTGAACTTTATAACTTTTCTGtaacaagttatttaaaatggtaacGTATGtaagatcttttttatcatatgacacatgttttattctttCTCTGGTAGGACGAAATGACATCAACTGTCAAGTTATAAAATTACACTTGTTCAATATAAAAGAATATATTCTTATTGTTTAACATGGGATAAAGGGAACGGAAAAAATGAGGTAgcatgataggacgcttttctgacGTCCAGTATCACATAGAGTGCCATGTAAACATATCCGTCAAGACCACAAAGCGTCGATATGGATGCATGCTTATACACCGAACGAGACGTGGCACAGGACATCAGAAACGCGTCCCCCTATCGTAGTATAACTTTTATTGTATGTCTTCTTGGATTACTTCCATGTTTTACGCACtgcttttaaagctgcagtctcacatattaaccatttttacaacttttttttgtcttggaaagggcaatttttgcgtaaatatctgcaaaccattgatataagattgctgacaaaaaacagatcgtagattttcatatttccgttcgaaaactaatgtgtAATTGcttaaaccgtttgtaacggctaaagaaaaataaacaaacatcaatttttgaacttaaaaatctgcgatctatttttttgtcagcagtctcatataactggtttccatggattttcacaaaagatggcttgttccaagacaacaaaaaaagttgcaaaaaagctctatctgtgacagtgcagctttaattgaaACCAATTAAACTTGTAAGATTGTACTCAAAACTTACTGTCTCGGCTCCTCATCGAGATTATATTAAGGAAATACTGTCTCCTGGACACCGGATgatgaaagaaaaaacaacattcagttaaatgtatatacatgtataagaaaataacCTTGTGTTTAGTGATGTTCGGATGATCGATTATATAACCCAATattgattggttgggcctgaaatggGCGAtaatcgattgtatttggtcataatcgatcattgattcAACTGGCGgcttgttttctttatttctgttGTTATATGCGTTCGGTTAAGTTCCACCAATTCTCCCCTTTGAGTTCACTTATATATTCggaagtgttcagatgttatcattaacaatatggccAAAAGCAACATCAACAGTACtttattaattcaaacatacactcaacataggCAATATTAGGGATTTCGAGTTATTgtacaggccccaatttctcgaaacttcttaagtcccttataacaggattaagctaatctcactatttttgttgttctatataatgtgttatatttacttcttcaagatttttttgaaattatgtaggaaaaatctgtatgattatcagaataaaccatttttcatttatcgaaatccattttcagtatgtattttggctaattgaaataagcgacttaagcctgctaagcttaagaagtttcgagaaattggggccaggaaTACAACTACAACTAAGGTATTAtcaaaaaccgattgtactgtTGATAATGCTAAATCGGtaacttgagtggaaccgattatcgatagtcgaactggaaccgattcccaacaaTACTTCAATTAAACCTATATTAAACCTGGAAATATTATCTAAAAGAATACTAGATTATTAAAAGAAACTACTTACATACTGGGTAATTAAAGTAAATAGATATAAGATGTAAATCAAGCCCAAGTGTTTTACGAAACTAAGCcgataacaaatatttaagataaatcaaGAAAATCCATTGCAATGACAAACAGTATTATTCATGGTAATACCATTTGCATTACTTACAGAATAATTCAAGGTAATACCATTTGCATTACTTACAGAATAATTCAAGGTAATACCATTTGCATTACTTACAGAATAATTCAAGGAAATGCCATTTGCATTACTTACAGAATAATTCAAGGTAATACCATTTGCATTACTTACAGAATAATTCAAGGAAATGTCATTTGCATTACATACAGAATAATTCAAGGTAATACCATTTGCATTACTTACAGAATAATTCAAGGAAATACCATTTGCATTACATACAGAATAATTCAAGGAAATGCCATTTGCATTACATACAGAATAATTTAAGGAAATGCCATTTGCATGAAATACAGAATACTTACAGAATAATTCAAGGAAATACCATTTGCATTACATACAGAATAATTCAAGGAAATGCCATTTGCATTACATACAGAATAATTTAAGGAAATGCCATTTGCATGAAATACAGAATACTTCAAGGAAATGCCATTTGCATAACATACAAACTAATTCAAGTGTAACATACAGGATAGATCTAGAAATACCATTAACATAACAAACAGTATAGTTCAAGGAATTCCATTTGCATAATATACCGAATAATTCAATGAAATGCCATATGCATAACATACAGGACTCCCATTTCCAAAGCATATAGAATAATTTAAGGAAATGTCATTTGCATATCATACACAATAATTCAAGGAATCCCATTTTTATAAGCCGGCACATTAATAACATGAACAGAAATGCATTGAAATACCCTCTCAGTCACAAGCTGACTTCAAGtttttcagtaacatttatgtaaaataataattaaaaagataatatgaACTGTTTTAGTAACAGCGTATTACTGAACGAAAGATCATCATGCATTACAAGTTTGAACAGAACCATGCcacacatatatgtatgtatttaggCAAAAATAAACTTGTATGTATTCATTGATTCTGTAGTGATATATTTACTCACATATCAAGCTTGCATGATCTCCTGGCAATGCCTTCAAGACCTATGATGTGGTTATGTTATTAATGATTTAAGTATTGTCGTAAaattttttgaagtatttttgttgAGAGTCTGGCcctgatttctcgaaacttcttaagcctGACAGACTTAGGTAGCTTGTATTGTTTAGAAAAATTCTTCCACTAacctgattttgataaataaaactgaGTTTTTGATGATAATCAGACAGATATcttcaaataacaataaaaaaaactttcaaaatactgaGTATTTCACATATTAAAGAAGATTTAAAATAGTGAGCTAAGCTTAATCATATTAGAACAGACTtaagtagttttaaaaaattggCCCCTGGGGTGAATAAAGTACGGACATGAACATGTGCTGTCTTTTATTCATGCTCTTCGTTCACTGCAACACAGCATCTTATAAATGTATGATTAAAAACAATAGTGAAGCGTTTCGCATCCTATTGATCATCTATGCAtcttgtaattatttatttacaagggaacaaaacagttacaatgcaaatatacaataaacccggttggctcgaactcccaggggccggcaaaaataccttgagcctcggaaaattcgagccaagcggaattgttttcattcagtataaagaaatttgGCCTATACATCTGGGTCGacccaacgaggaattcgagtcaagcgagttcgagccaacggggttcgactgtattgaAAACTTTATTCCTCCCCCGTCACATAAACATTTGTAGGAGTCCTGGAAGCAGAGAGCTTCGTAGCGTGCCCGAGGAGTGGGAGAAATATTCccattttccaaaaataaatgttacattcaaGACTCATGTATGTAGGTCAAGGGTCAATGTCGTACTCAACGGCTATTAGTGAAGATTCCTTATATTTGACATGTCCAGGTTGTAAGTTGGTCGTGCATTGGGAATTTTAAATAATCAGGCACATAGGTTCACCATGAGAAGAGCGCGTGTCACTTGCAAAGACCCTTGTAtgtgggtcaaggtcacactcattagtcattggtcaaaattctttgtattttgtgttttccgTGCTGTGAATTGGTCATGTAGTTaggaattttgaaataaattggcACATATTGGCATATTTACCATGAGAAACTGTCGGTAAGTGTAAGCGCCCTGAATGTAGGTCAAATGTCACGGTCACACTCAACGGTCATCGgtgaaactttgctgtaacttgGCCATACATCGAgggtattttaaaatacattcagtgtcgaagaaaaaaaactttgacaaatgttttattaattgattgCTAGAGATATCAGGGgcagatccaggatttgacgttagaggtgGTGTTACTGAggggggcgtaaccttttgacttgcgcccctccttCATAACCGCAGTTTATTTAGCTGAAAGTGTTGGCAGGGTGATTTGGGGTACTCCTCCaggaaaattttaacaatttctattcCGAGATGGTGCAAATTGGGtgtattttttcagttttatttttctccTGTActgtaataaaaagtaaacttggggTATTTTTTGGGGGAGGGGGGCAGGGTGCGCCCTCCTCGTCCTGCTAGTGGATATGGATACGGAACGCGGAAATCAAACATTCCATCTAATATTGTGACGTTGACTTTGAGCAAACAAGGATTCTACACGTTAATTCCAGGAATTGAACTTAATTTACCCCCATTAATGTAAGATTTATGGAGCAGACACGAAATAAGAATTAGAAAttcgtgaccttgacctggatGGGCTCCGAGCTTCTCATATAAGTTATGCGCGTAGCCTTGAGGAGTTGATCAGGtaaaccaagtttcattgataTACTCCTATTTCAAAGGTGTAAGGAAATAGAGCCGATAGGAATACCAAGCCCCGAACGTTTGAGGTTGTACAGTGAATTTGACCTCAACTCAGCCATGCTCAAACTTGGGTTCTTTAGGTCACCGTGGTAAGTGTAACATATTATCAAAGTTTCGACGAAATCCTTCTAACTGGAGCGGACAAACAAAGAAACAACTTTATTGACGGGCGGATAAGGGGGGACAATCCTTCATCAACTCCTCCACACATCGACACGGATGGGGGTGAGGGTGGGgggataaaacaaaatatgatagaCATCATTAACATGTTCataattaattttttattatgtacatatttgtcaGTATTCGAAACATTCagttttttaaagacttttgaaaacaaatgaccTATATAGTTAACATatatgtgcgtgtgtgtgtgtgtgtgtgcattaCAATATTTGCGATCAAATCTTATCGGAGATAGCTGTAAATATTGTAACCAGCAGATTGCAATTAAGGAACATTTCAAAATCACCGTCACTTCCATTCATAGACAACACATTTACAACACATCTTTATTCCCGTAGTCGAGAGAGAGCGCTGTATTGTCCTGTTTTCTGCAGCACGCGCCCGAGTTCCCCGAGCGTGACCCGCCCACGACGTTTCTTCCACGTCATCACTCCCTCGTACAAAATCTGACGTAATCCGTCCACGTGGTGGTCGTGACGTAATGCTTCTATTGCTTCATCCTCCAAACCCAAATTTCGAACTGAAATCATGTGAACGGAACTTAAGAATGTGTTTACGTTATCAAGAAAGTTAGTAAGACTTGTAATAATCCAACGTCCGTCCAGTTTTTTTTCCAAGCTTTACACACTAATGATACAGTCATGTTATGCGTaactgtaatgcaccagtcaattgtaaccacgcccccccccaggtccggggaatagcggggactttgacttacggtccagccaaccccgggtaaaatccccggcactgcggggccacctggaaggtaaagaCACGGCCCacgggggagggggggggggggtgcataattgtcaacattattttattaaacggCTGAGGAGCTAAAACTATGACGAAAAAGACAgagaagaaaacaaagacaaagaagaagataaaaaagaagacaaagaagaagaagaagaagaagaagaagaagaagaagaagaagaagaaggaagaagaagaagaagaagaagaagaagaagaagaagaagaagaagaagaagacgaagacgaagaagaagaagatgttATGATGATATTGACTTTAAAACACCATATTTCCAATGTGGcttacatgttttttataatatcataaCGACGACTTCGCCCACATAAGAATGCCCCAAGGCTCTCCTGACTTCCTTAATCCACACGCACCCCTAACATCAAAGTTATCTTACAAGCCAGACGTACAATgggcaaatatatataaagaaatctaCAAGTACATAGCAACTTACGGAATCTCCTCCAATCTTTGCCAACAAACTCGCTGACGGTGCTTACATCTGCAGGCGTCATCTCTCGCTCTGAttctaattaaaaaataaagcaacaCAATGACCCAGCTGTTCTACATTCGCCAAATTTTAACAGATTGGTACAATACGTATCGTTAAGTTACCAACTTACAGATACCTTGAGTcgttaacaacaacaacagcaacaacaacaacaactacggACCAGTGACATTTtagtgcaatttactgccttcaaaaggctgtttccccttgcgaaaaactgtccatttttcccaaaattttataaatgttttccaaTTCGATAAATGTACATCACgttaataaatagaaacaaaatcTTTACAATACTAACTCTTTCACAGTAAAAAGTATGCTATTTTTGCCTGATtgtgtatttttcccaaaggcGGCATTTTTCCCAAATTGCAAGGAGCATgctgtaaaaataattccaaaaaaaaatcactgaataCTATCGATCCCGCTGAAGATTTAAAAATGGGTTCTTACAGTCCGAAAGATCATACTCAAAAAACCGGTATATTGTGTGTGCTGTATGACTGCCATGATGAAAAACCTGTTAccacaattacattttaaagacaGCAGTCAAATTATTATGACTATCAAGTTAAGAAATGACGGTGTTTTAACACgcataataaaacaacatgtaatTTATGAATTTCTGTACCTGTGTTGACAACAGAGGTGTAGTCTAATAGTATATACAGTCGAagctcgttggctcgaactcatgGGGACCGGCGagaatacctcgagcctcggaaaaatcgagccaagtgGAAATGCTAAGCGTCAGAATAAAAAAACGGTCCTTAatatccagttcgagccaacgaggaattcgtgcaagcgagttcgagccgacggggttcgactgtaatataTAAGTTTACTTAAAACACATACGTAATAATCTATCCACTCTCGCCTGCACTTCTTCATCAAAAGCCCCGCCTTTTTGACCTTCCTCCCCGTTGACGCCGCCCTCTGCCCCACCCCCTCCCCGATATTCATCCTCATCTGAAGAGCTACTTCCGGCTCTGTGTCGCGAGGAGCGTCGTTGGTTGATGACAATGTTGTTGTGGGAACCAAcctaaaagataaacaaagtaTATACACGGATAAAGAAATAAGCCGGGTTCAATACTCAACATGTTTAAATTACTAATTGTTCCATGAATTTCAAGCACATTAAACTAagaatgtttacaaattaaacagTCAAactcgttgactcgaactcgtTTGCCTCGAATTCTACGTttgctcgaactggatgtaactTTTAATACTGAAGATAAccatttccgcttggctcgaacttttTTCGCTGGTCCCTTGGGGTTCAAGCTAATGGGgtttgtaatttttaataatagtaGTATTCTAGACTAAAAAGACGAAATCAACAAACAGCAGCAGAAACAAAAGCATCTCGTATAGAGACAGTCCCAGCCTTTAACCTGTGCCAGggctttattttttatacgcTACATGTTCAAGTAATATACTTGTACTGTACCTGAATATTTTTGGCACTTTCAATATGCACGACAGTCCCAGGATAATTGTGTGTTTGGTGAATGATCTTGATTCCTGAAATGAAAAGAGACGTAAACGTATGTAAAATCAGGGAGAGTGTTTGATGAATGATCTTGATGCCTGAAATAAAAAGAGACGTAAACGTATGTAAAATCAGGGAGAGTGTTTGGTGAATGATCTTGATGCCTGAAATAAAAAGAGACGTAAAAGTATGTAAAATCAGGGAGAGTGTTTGATGAATGATCTTGATGCCTGAAATGAAAAGGAACGTAAAAGTATGTAAAATCAGGGAGAGTGTTTGATGAATGATCTTGATGCCTGAAATGAAAAGAGACGTAAACGTATGTAAAATCAGGGAGAGTGTTTGATGAATGATCTTGATGCCTGAAATGAAAAGAGACGTAAAAGTATGTAAAATCAGGGAGAGTGTTTGATGAATGATCTTGATGCCTGAAATGAAAAGAGACGTAAAAGTATGTAAAATCAGGGAGAGTGTTTTATGAATTATCTTGATGCCTGAAATGAAAAGAGACGTAAAAGTATGTAAAATCAGGGAGAGTGTTTGATGAATGATCTTGATGCCTGAAATGAAAAGAGACGTAAAAGTATGTAAAATCAGGGAGAGTATAAGTATCTTCAGTGGCAGTGAGATAGGTCTATCCCAACCCGAGCCTAtgatgttttgcggaaacgagatTTACCGAGAAAACCCCGTGCGAGGCTTGGGTTGAACCTATCTTGCCCGGGCGGGAATGATAGAATTTTAtgctcccacctcagttaaacaaaattaagtaaaactgtattttaatttattttttacttacgggtacttttttatctttgcccgaaTGCAAAATAAGGCTAGGatcgtgggcaagataaggtAGAACGCCGCCCTCCAAAACATCCTAGCTTTCCTTGAACGCCCATCGATTCTCAGTTTTAGCCCAAtgcacatacacaaatacaaattaattaaaGCTACAAATACTTTACTTTATCTTTACCGTCGGTGGTGTAGCATACGCCCTCTGTATGCGGATTGAATTCCACTAGCGGACCCAGGGGAGGGggcgcaccccccccccccctaaaagcgtccaagtttacttaatatttcaataaaggagaaaaagtataaaaaaacgcCCAAAATGCAGCATTTCGGCCTAGAACTTGCTAAAAATTTCTTTGCAGACTACCACCCCTCCCCCCCCCTTCCAACACTTAAAACCAAATAAGTTTCGGTTCTGGTGGCAattcaaaaggttacgcccctaagaaACGCTTCCTCTTACGTCGAATCCTGGAGCTGCCCCTGGATCCCTGTTATGTTCAACGGCTTTATATAAGTCTAAGCCCAATGCACATACATTCTATACAGAAATATCGGCTTCAAACCTTTGCCGTCGGTACCGGTGGTGTAATTAACGCCCTCCGGAATGTCCTTGCCTAGCTTGAACGCCCGTCGGCTCTCCTTCTCTGCCAACTTTGCCTGCTTCATTGCCTTTTCCATCTgaacaacaaacaaaatcaagatgctttattttcatatatacattgtataggtCATTAAACTACTTAATGTCATTTATCATAAGATCATCTTTGTTACAATTCCGAAAGTTATGAAAAAAGAGAACAGTTCAGCACAACCTCTGAAGAGGTTTTGAACTATTGTCTTCAATACAAAATAGAAAATCAGGGGCGGTCCCAGGATATGACATAAGAGGTGACGTAACTTAGGGCCGAGCCGAAACGGATTTGGTTAAAAATGTTGGTAGAGGGTGTGgaaattttaagaatttttagTCTGAAATGTTTTTTCAGCGTATTTTTCTTATAACTGtattctcctatattgaaataaaaacttaactAGGAAGGTTTAACCGACCTGTTTCATTGCCTTGCCGACTTCCTTGTCCACCACACTGTCAATCTCGTCAGCTGACATGTGTCTATGTTTGTGTTTCgacttctttttcttttctgttttctcGGACATTTTCAGGCTACTTTTCTATCTTCTGTTGTTTTATTGGTCGATTTGCAACTTATATTGTGTTTCTTCTTGGTATGTTGTTCCTCAAATGTTGTTGATCTCGTTGTTTTTCCAGTGCCTAACTAGAATGATAAAacgtataataaaaaaaaacaagaataaatTTGCCGGCCTCATATTAGAACTGTCCcatttatactgtatatgtCATATTCTAAAAAAggtataattaaatttaaagaaataatatgaTTCGGGTACATCGGCGTTGTGTTACGGTGTATGTAGATCTATTTTAACAACAGACAAGGAACAAAGAATTTTGTGAAATTGAAATGGAATTTCACCTCaataaaacttgatttttttttggctGAGAGTTGTGGCGGTACAgggaaacaaaaaaatcaaatgataaaaagcGTTTCTCTGAATGCCCGTTATCTCTTGACATATGTATACCCGTTTGTTAGATGTACACCCAATAGATTAGTCAATAggcaatacatgtacatgtatgtatacaactttttatgttataaacacaaccattttcatacttttttaaacttaattaacggttcaaataatgaaaaataatttacaataccGTAATGATAAAATCCTGACGTAATACAAACAGGAATGAATACAGTGTAGATGATAAAACCTTTTTCacaacaataaaattatttatagacTATTAAAATTTCCTACTTTCGCTTTCGATTTTGCAATCATGTCACCTAGACGCTTGATTTATCAAAAGCGTCATGTTGCCATGATTACGACGACATGAACACATAGTTTGATGACGTTTACCGCCacatttaatcaaaacaaacagGTGCTACAAGAGAAGTTAGTCGAACTGAAAATTTAATCGTGAAATGTAACAAATTAACAGAATAAAGCAAACATGTCAGAAAGGtaattgtcaaatatttattttttaagtaccTTGGTCTTCTTCATATGCTTAATTAGGAAACTCGTTAACTCTTTTTTCTGATTGAGATAGCCAAAAATGACTGGACTTTTTAATAGTCCACCTAAACTAGTCTTTTGACGACTTTTATTACTATCGCAGACTCacgacgtccaccatcccagcaaaaagtaggaACGGTCCATACGCAGAGAATCAACGCAGCCACAATCTTGAAATTATCCCCGTTATAAATTGACATTTTCGTAAAATAGTATTGGCTTTTATTAATGCACTAGCTataataatgagcgatcagggatactttttttcattattttgacatttcttatgtttccttgtaacgctacaactctctaccatttaacaacgggcgaaatgatatactgtaataatatgcattgatgttgaataataatgacaaagtttttcaatttttattcgacagtgatctgaactggatttaatttgtcatctgagagttgttattttcacattaatatattatgggtcacgaataccgttatacatgaacacaaccagtcagatttgtcccagatttaccgatattgggatacttgataaacaatcgacacttgtaagtgttttatgataacttaacatgttttttgggcatactgacataacttaatatgtgtttaatagtaggcaataatatttgcgtaaaaatttgaatttataacggagataatttcaaaattgaggCCGCGCGGATTttctgcgcaaggaccgcttactactttttgctgggatggtggacgtcacgagtctgccatattaaaaaaatcgtcaaaagactcgttgacggccatttaggtggactaattaatgcaccagtcaattgtatccaTGGCTCCCCCGGTcaggggactttgactttcgatccagccaaccccgggtaaaatccccgccctgccgatacgaacagatggtaaaatccccgtcaaatgcccccgcaccccagagacgcTAGGTAAGGCCCTTTCCCCGCTATATATATGTTGCgcaaaacaaaaccaccgcattcacttgGCACTGCCGGggcacctgaaaggtaaaaacactgccGATTTCCacagctatccccggtatactccggacctgggggggggggggggggccgtggttacaattgactggtacatatttgtttatgtcattttgaccaaaaaaacatgttcagatatcaaAACACTTACTGGGTACATGTGTCGAGTGTTTATAAATTATCCCAATATCTTTAAagctgggacaaatctgacaggttgtgtaccagtacatgtataacggtattcgAGACCcagaagatatttattttaaaataatgactctaatgacaaattaaaattaagtttagatcactgtcgggtatatattgaacaatt is from Mya arenaria isolate MELC-2E11 chromosome 9, ASM2691426v1 and encodes:
- the LOC128203195 gene encoding protein immune deficiency-like; translated protein: MSEKTEKKKKSKHKHRHMSADEIDSVVDKEVGKAMKQMEKAMKQAKLAEKESRRAFKLGKDIPEGVNYTTGTDGKGIKIIHQTHNYPGTVVHIESAKNIQVGSHNNIVINQRRSSRHRAGSSSSDEDEYRGGGGAEGGVNGEEGQKGGAFDEEVQARVDRLLQSEREMTPADVSTVSEFVGKDWRRFLRNLGLEDEAIEALRHDHHVDGLRQILYEGVMTWKKRRGRVTLGELGRVLQKTGQYSALSRLRE